The Cyclopterus lumpus isolate fCycLum1 chromosome 12, fCycLum1.pri, whole genome shotgun sequence genome window below encodes:
- the LOC117740746 gene encoding liver-expressed antimicrobial peptide 2-like — MKTLQEKIIVLSVFLTLTCVIQVDSLPVPEDWSGLIQRTKRSLLWRWNSMKPMGASCRDHLECATKYCRRNVCFFWSGN; from the exons ATGAAGACTCTTCAGGAAAAGATCATTGTCCTATCAGTTTTTCTGACTCTGACATGTGTCATTCAG GTCGATTCCCTGCCGGTTCCTGAAGACTGGAGTGGTTTGATCCAGCGGACCAAGCGGTCCCTCCTGTGGCGTTGGAACAGCATGAAGCCTATGGGTGCCAGCTGCAGGGATCACTTGGAGTGCGCCACGAAATACTGCAG GAGAAATGTCTGTTTCTTCTGGAGCGGCAATTGA